From a region of the Methanolobus tindarius DSM 2278 genome:
- the bcp gene encoding thioredoxin-dependent thiol peroxidase, translating to MSKNSLTEGQKAPDFCLPDQNENNVCLKDFDGKWIVLYFYPKDNTSGCTREAQDFTSLKGDFESENAVVLGVSKDSVKSHVKFIEKKELGITLLSDEETTIHQKYDVWRTKKNYGKEYLGTVRSTFLIDTEGNIVKIWDNVRTNGHAEKVLETLKSLKK from the coding sequence ATGAGTAAGAATTCACTTACAGAAGGTCAGAAAGCTCCTGATTTTTGTCTCCCGGACCAAAATGAGAATAATGTATGTCTCAAGGATTTTGATGGAAAATGGATTGTTCTTTACTTCTATCCAAAAGATAATACATCGGGATGCACAAGAGAAGCACAGGATTTTACATCCCTGAAAGGTGACTTTGAATCTGAAAATGCAGTGGTTCTTGGAGTAAGTAAAGACAGTGTTAAATCCCACGTCAAATTCATCGAAAAGAAAGAACTTGGAATTACTCTTCTTTCAGATGAGGAAACGACAATTCACCAGAAATACGATGTCTGGAGAACAAAGAAGAACTATGGGAAAGAATATCTTGGAACCGTTAGGTCTACATTCCTTATCGATACTGAAGGGAATATTGTAAAAATATGGGACAATGTCAGGACTAACGGACATGCCGAAAAGGTGCTTGAAACCCTTAAATCACTGAAAAAATAA
- a CDS encoding V-type ATP synthase subunit D, giving the protein MGVKDVKPTRSELIEIKKKIKLSQSGHKLLKMKRDGLILEFFEILSKAKDVRSELDAAYEEASRKIGIANAVDGTITVKSTAFALQSKPEIELESRNIMGVVVPKIESSSVKKSINERGYGILGTSSYTDEAADAYEHLVEKIILAAEIETTMKKLLDDIEKTKRRVNALEFKVIPELQEAMVFIRLRLEEMERENTFRLKRIKG; this is encoded by the coding sequence ATGGGCGTGAAAGATGTAAAACCAACTCGATCAGAACTTATTGAGATCAAGAAAAAGATCAAGCTCTCACAGAGTGGTCACAAGCTGCTTAAAATGAAGAGAGACGGTCTTATCCTTGAATTCTTTGAGATTCTCAGCAAGGCTAAGGATGTCAGATCTGAGCTGGATGCCGCCTATGAAGAAGCTTCCCGTAAGATCGGTATTGCAAATGCTGTTGACGGTACAATTACCGTCAAATCCACAGCTTTTGCACTTCAGAGCAAGCCTGAAATTGAACTGGAAAGCCGTAACATCATGGGTGTAGTCGTTCCAAAGATCGAGTCATCCAGCGTAAAGAAGTCCATAAACGAAAGAGGTTATGGTATTCTGGGTACCAGTTCATATACTGATGAGGCAGCAGATGCTTATGAGCATCTTGTAGAAAAGATCATCCTTGCAGCAGAGATAGAGACAACCATGAAAAAGCTTCTTGATGATATCGAGAAGACAAAAAGGCGTGTCAATGCTCTCGAGTTCAAGGTTATACCTGAACTACAGGAAGCAATGGTCTTCATTAGGCTCCGTCTCGAAGAGATGGAGAGGGAAAACACCTTCAGACTCAAGAGGATCAAAGGATAA
- a CDS encoding ATP synthase subunit B: MTKEYKTITEIAGPLIFLEKTEPVGYGELVHINLPDGTTKRGQVLDTSTDVVAVQVFEGTGGLNEESGVVFSGETIKLPVSKDMLGRILSGAGEPLDGGPRIVPEDRVDVNGASMNPYSRMPPEDFIQTGISTIDGTNTLVRGQKLPIFSGSGLPHNEIALQIARQAKVPGSDEPFAVVFAAMGITNEEAQYFMEDFEKTGALERAVVFLNLADDPAVERIITPRMALTAAEYLAYEHDMHVLVILTDITNYCEALRQMGAAREEVPGRRGYPGYMYTDLASLYERAGVIKGLKGSVTQFSILTMPGDDITHPIPDLSGYITEGQIVVSRELHMKGIYPPINVLPSLSRLMNSGIGEGKTRDDHKAVSDQMYAGYAEGRDLRGLVAIVGKEALSERDQKILEFADLFEDRFVRQARDEDRSIEDTLQVGWDILSELPEALLTRIDNKYIEKYHPAHKSN; the protein is encoded by the coding sequence ATGACCAAGGAATATAAGACAATCACAGAAATCGCTGGACCACTGATCTTCCTCGAGAAGACCGAACCAGTAGGTTACGGTGAACTTGTTCACATCAACCTTCCAGACGGTACAACAAAAAGAGGTCAGGTTCTTGACACCTCAACTGATGTTGTAGCAGTTCAGGTATTCGAAGGTACAGGCGGACTCAACGAAGAGTCTGGTGTAGTGTTCTCCGGTGAGACAATCAAGCTCCCTGTATCAAAAGACATGCTAGGTCGTATTCTGTCCGGTGCAGGTGAACCGCTCGATGGTGGACCACGTATTGTTCCTGAAGACAGAGTAGATGTAAACGGTGCATCAATGAACCCGTATTCAAGGATGCCACCAGAAGACTTTATCCAGACAGGTATCTCTACAATTGACGGAACAAACACTCTCGTTCGTGGACAGAAGCTTCCTATCTTCTCAGGTTCAGGTCTTCCACACAATGAGATCGCACTTCAGATTGCACGTCAGGCAAAGGTTCCAGGTTCTGATGAGCCTTTTGCAGTAGTATTTGCTGCAATGGGTATCACAAACGAAGAAGCCCAGTACTTCATGGAGGACTTCGAGAAGACCGGTGCTCTTGAAAGAGCTGTGGTTTTCCTTAACCTTGCAGACGACCCTGCTGTAGAACGTATCATCACACCAAGGATGGCTCTTACCGCTGCAGAGTACCTTGCATACGAACATGACATGCACGTACTTGTTATTCTTACTGACATCACAAACTACTGTGAAGCTCTTCGTCAGATGGGTGCAGCCCGTGAAGAAGTACCAGGTAGACGTGGTTACCCAGGTTACATGTACACTGACCTTGCATCACTCTATGAGCGTGCAGGAGTTATTAAGGGATTGAAGGGTTCAGTAACTCAGTTCTCAATCCTTACCATGCCTGGTGACGATATCACTCACCCGATTCCTGACCTGTCAGGATATATCACAGAAGGTCAGATTGTGGTTTCCAGAGAACTTCACATGAAGGGCATATATCCACCAATCAATGTTCTTCCGTCACTGTCACGTCTGATGAACTCAGGTATTGGTGAAGGAAAGACCAGAGACGACCACAAAGCTGTATCTGACCAGATGTACGCTGGTTATGCAGAAGGTCGTGACCTCAGAGGTCTTGTAGCCATTGTTGGTAAAGAGGCATTGTCTGAAAGAGATCAGAAGATCCTTGAGTTCGCTGACCTCTTCGAAGACAGGTTTGTACGTCAGGCAAGAGATGAAGACAGGTCAATTGAAGACACTCTTCAGGTTGGCTGGGATATTCTCTCTGAGCTTCCTGAAGCTCTGCTTACCAGGATCGATAACAAGTATATCGAGAAGTACCACCCTGCTCACAAGAGCAACTAA
- a CDS encoding ATP synthase subunit A, which yields MEMKGEIYRVAGPVVTIMGIKPKMYDVVHVGHEGLMGEVIRIEGDKATVQVYEDTSGIKPGEPVVNTGMSLSVELGPGLLESIYDGIQRPLKVLQEKMGDFISRGVTANGLDRERVWEFKPTASSGDSVTGGQTIGIVQETENVEHKIMVPPTISGTIEEIKSGKFKVDETICVLTDGTEISMMQKWPVRMPRPVEKKFIPKRPLITGQRILDGLFPVAKGGTAAIPGPFGSGKTVTQQQLAKWSDTDIVVYIGCGERGNEMADVLNEFPELQDPKTGRPLMERTVLIANTSNMPVAAREASVYTGITIAEYYRDMGYDVSLMADSSSRWAEAMREISSRLEEMPGEEGYPAYLSARLSEFYERAGAVKSLAAEEGSITVIGAVSPPGGDFSEPVTQNTLRIVKVFWALDAKLAQRRHFPSIDWLTSYSLYTQGLSDWFSENVAPDWVPLRDNAMDLLQQESELQEIVQLVGSDALPEDQQLVLEICRMLREYFLQQNAFHPVDTYCPFDKQYKLLKAISKYSDMAQASLEAGIPMKDILSVESKDELAKVKFEEDFDSALNVVMEKMDKEFAALGGN from the coding sequence GTGGAAATGAAAGGTGAAATTTATCGTGTGGCCGGACCTGTCGTTACGATTATGGGTATCAAGCCAAAGATGTACGATGTGGTACACGTTGGTCACGAAGGTCTTATGGGCGAAGTTATCAGAATTGAAGGTGACAAAGCCACAGTTCAGGTATATGAGGATACATCTGGTATCAAACCAGGTGAACCTGTAGTGAACACTGGAATGTCTCTGTCTGTAGAGCTCGGACCTGGTTTATTAGAAAGTATTTATGATGGTATTCAGAGACCTCTGAAAGTTCTCCAGGAAAAGATGGGAGACTTCATTAGCAGAGGTGTAACTGCAAACGGTCTTGACCGTGAAAGAGTATGGGAGTTCAAGCCAACTGCATCAAGTGGTGACTCCGTAACTGGTGGTCAGACAATTGGTATTGTACAGGAAACAGAGAATGTTGAGCACAAGATTATGGTGCCACCAACAATTTCCGGTACAATTGAAGAAATCAAATCAGGAAAATTCAAGGTAGATGAAACAATTTGTGTGCTCACAGATGGTACCGAGATTTCCATGATGCAGAAGTGGCCTGTAAGAATGCCACGTCCAGTAGAGAAGAAGTTCATTCCAAAAAGACCTCTTATTACAGGCCAGAGAATCCTTGACGGTCTCTTCCCTGTTGCAAAGGGCGGTACAGCAGCTATCCCTGGTCCATTCGGTTCAGGAAAGACTGTTACTCAGCAGCAGCTTGCAAAGTGGAGTGACACTGACATTGTAGTATACATTGGATGTGGAGAACGTGGAAACGAGATGGCTGATGTACTGAACGAGTTCCCAGAACTTCAGGATCCAAAGACCGGTCGTCCACTCATGGAACGTACAGTTCTTATCGCAAACACATCAAACATGCCAGTAGCTGCTCGTGAAGCATCTGTTTACACAGGTATCACAATTGCAGAATACTACCGTGACATGGGATATGATGTATCACTTATGGCTGACTCTTCATCCAGATGGGCAGAAGCAATGAGGGAAATTTCCTCAAGGCTTGAAGAAATGCCTGGTGAAGAAGGTTATCCAGCATACCTTTCTGCAAGGCTCTCAGAGTTCTATGAGCGTGCAGGTGCAGTAAAGTCACTTGCAGCAGAAGAAGGTTCAATTACAGTTATTGGTGCAGTATCACCACCTGGTGGTGACTTCTCAGAGCCAGTTACACAGAACACCCTTCGTATCGTGAAAGTGTTCTGGGCACTGGATGCAAAACTTGCACAGAGGAGACACTTCCCATCCATTGACTGGCTTACAAGTTACAGTTTATACACTCAGGGTCTTTCTGACTGGTTCTCAGAGAATGTTGCACCTGATTGGGTACCTCTCAGGGACAATGCAATGGATCTTCTCCAGCAGGAATCCGAACTTCAGGAAATTGTACAGCTTGTTGGTTCCGATGCACTTCCGGAAGACCAGCAATTGGTTCTTGAAATCTGCCGTATGCTCAGGGAATACTTCCTTCAGCAGAACGCGTTCCACCCTGTTGACACATACTGTCCATTTGACAAGCAGTACAAATTACTCAAAGCAATCTCCAAGTACAGTGATATGGCACAGGCATCATTGGAAGCAGGCATACCAATGAAGGATATCCTATCCGTAGAGTCCAAGGATGAACTTGCAAAGGTGAAGTTTGAAGAGGACTTTGATAGTGCATTGAATGTTGTCATGGAAAAGATGGACAAGGAATTTGCAGCACTTGGAGGCAACTAA
- a CDS encoding V-type ATP synthase subunit F, whose product MELAVVGNGEFVTGFRLAGIKKIFEVNNGELEPTVEKILEDREVGILVMHGDDLNGLPEMLRNTISESVEPTVVTLGGSGESSNLREKIKQSVGVDLWK is encoded by the coding sequence ATGGAATTAGCTGTGGTCGGAAATGGCGAGTTTGTAACAGGTTTCAGGCTTGCTGGTATCAAAAAGATATTTGAAGTTAATAATGGCGAACTTGAGCCTACTGTAGAGAAAATACTTGAGGATCGAGAAGTCGGCATTCTGGTAATGCACGGTGATGATCTGAATGGACTACCGGAGATGTTGAGAAACACTATCAGCGAATCTGTTGAGCCAACTGTTGTGACTCTCGGTGGTAGTGGTGAAAGTTCGAACTTAAGGGAAAAAATAAAGCAATCGGTAGGTGTAGATCTGTGGAAATGA
- a CDS encoding V-type ATP synthase subunit C: protein MQLLQKFKRGNSKKSQSKGHANYAYTTARVRAMKSKLLPKESYPRLMNMSIDEITRFIEESEYKEDVDELARQYEGVDLIEHALNRNLAETFTKLLSISDGDVNFLIGEKLKKFDIWNIKTILRGKYCNASTEEILDAIVAAGRMSYTFLSDLAAKETYEEVISELANTEYYPILKNYDGTNLSEIENQLDKMYYIGLFEAISGSKSKDRKLFEEFTRMGIDLKNLITLFRLKKSGITDPEVMNLMIDGGLKCKLKETERLMPLSFADFVSELENNPYWDVISDVVKPDMDSLIDVETRLKQHRLKSAASFSHVYPISIVPIMDYMLSKQNEISNLRIIIRGKAANLEDDVIKEQLVI from the coding sequence ATGCAGCTGTTGCAGAAATTTAAGCGTGGTAATTCCAAAAAATCCCAGTCAAAGGGTCATGCAAATTATGCATATACCACAGCACGCGTACGTGCAATGAAAAGTAAGCTTCTGCCAAAGGAGTCCTATCCTAGGCTCATGAATATGAGCATTGATGAAATTACCAGATTTATTGAGGAATCTGAGTATAAAGAGGATGTAGACGAACTGGCAAGGCAGTATGAAGGTGTAGACCTTATTGAGCATGCCCTTAACAGGAATCTCGCAGAGACCTTTACAAAATTACTTAGCATTTCAGATGGTGATGTGAACTTCCTTATCGGCGAAAAACTCAAGAAGTTTGATATCTGGAATATTAAAACGATTCTGCGTGGTAAATATTGTAATGCATCTACAGAAGAGATCCTTGATGCGATTGTTGCAGCAGGAAGGATGAGTTATACTTTCCTTTCGGACCTTGCAGCAAAAGAGACTTACGAGGAAGTCATTTCTGAGCTTGCAAATACGGAATATTACCCAATTTTAAAGAATTATGATGGTACGAATCTTTCCGAGATTGAGAATCAGCTTGATAAGATGTACTATATCGGTTTGTTTGAAGCAATAAGTGGTTCAAAATCCAAAGATCGCAAGCTGTTCGAGGAATTTACTCGAATGGGCATTGATCTGAAAAATCTTATTACTCTCTTCCGTTTGAAGAAATCAGGAATTACTGATCCTGAAGTAATGAATTTAATGATTGATGGTGGATTAAAGTGCAAACTTAAAGAAACTGAAAGACTGATGCCTTTATCCTTTGCAGACTTTGTATCTGAGTTAGAGAACAATCCTTACTGGGATGTTATCTCAGATGTTGTAAAACCGGATATGGATTCATTAATTGATGTCGAAACCCGATTGAAACAACACAGGCTTAAATCTGCAGCAAGCTTTTCACATGTTTATCCGATCTCAATTGTACCAATCATGGATTACATGCTAAGTAAACAGAATGAGATAAGCAACTTGCGGATAATCATTCGTGGTAAAGCTGCCAACCTCGAAGATGATGTTATCAAAGAACAGTTGGTGATCTGA
- a CDS encoding V-type ATP synthase subunit E: MGLETVVKDIMDAAQAEVSKLDSEADAEVALILDEAKQNAKRIMGERLAKAEDDIKKIRQQEISSANLEVKRTLLNARKEILEKVYVQAVETISEFSSEKNEELLKALISENEANGKKIYSNAESEEIVKKISSLEYAGNIDCLGGVVIENEDGTIRLDYTYDVILKSVNERLLKQTSDILFG, from the coding sequence ATGGGACTAGAAACTGTTGTTAAAGATATCATGGATGCTGCTCAGGCAGAAGTTTCCAAATTGGATTCTGAAGCAGATGCAGAAGTAGCTCTGATTCTTGATGAAGCAAAACAGAATGCTAAAAGGATTATGGGTGAGCGTCTTGCAAAGGCAGAAGATGATATTAAAAAAATAAGGCAGCAAGAAATATCCAGTGCAAATCTTGAAGTGAAGCGCACACTGCTCAATGCACGCAAGGAAATACTCGAAAAAGTATATGTCCAGGCTGTAGAAACCATATCTGAGTTTTCTTCAGAGAAAAATGAAGAACTCCTTAAAGCTCTCATTAGTGAAAATGAGGCAAACGGCAAAAAGATTTATTCCAATGCCGAATCTGAGGAGATCGTAAAAAAGATATCTTCCCTCGAATACGCTGGTAATATTGATTGCCTTGGTGGCGTTGTTATCGAGAATGAAGATGGTACTATCAGATTGGATTATACCTACGATGTCATCCTTAAAAGCGTGAATGAGCGGTTGTTGAAACAGACATCTGATATCTTATTCGGGTGA
- a CDS encoding F0F1-type ATP synthase subunit c/vacuolar-type H+-ATPase subunit K, which translates to MVTEAVTTMDASGLKAIGAGLAVGLTGIASALAEKDIGSAAIGAMAENESLFGKGLILTVIPETIVIFGLVVALLIR; encoded by the coding sequence ATGGTAACAGAAGCAGTAACAACAATGGACGCATCAGGATTGAAAGCAATTGGAGCAGGACTCGCAGTAGGTCTTACAGGTATTGCATCCGCTCTTGCAGAGAAAGACATCGGTAGTGCAGCAATTGGTGCAATGGCTGAGAACGAGAGTCTTTTCGGTAAAGGTTTGATTCTGACTGTTATTCCAGAAACAATTGTAATCTTTGGTCTGGTAGTTGCACTGTTGATCAGATAA
- a CDS encoding V-type ATP synthase subunit I: MLDVKQMNRAVIVGHKSIFEETVDALHKANLLQIEDFNEDGSGLRIGRPFEKIDEVSKKLIKIRSIASLLGVKDVESKSKGSESSVLSNLDATLDKLDAELDVKTEQKSKLEAELKELDSLKKELLPFANISLDLDLYRGYEHLAVFAGNVKEDVGSSVSKVTSAYEMFFDAKEGTVVVFVSKDKATEVADALADSGFRELRVPAASGVPSESLKGIISKESGLAKQIESIDAEIESLKDKYADFILASNEVLSVEAQKSEAPLRVATSDSTFMIDGWVPAEDFSDLERIVKEATNGRAFVSKQEMTKADEKIVPIEYNNSKITSPFQEIMDLYARPVYKEIDPTFLIFISFPLFYGMILGDIGYALILLAMALGIKKVMSSDAIKPLMNILIYCQISTLIFGVLYGEFLGFSLASLHTEHETVSGLIPGFETINLFASPVGDEMITFPVHRTHLVMTMIIATALIGFIHINIGYLLGFINENKKHGMSAAIFEKGSWFVIEIGLIIAIIGYAAALPSVATIAGVVVFLIGFVMLLKGEGIKGPIELPSLLSNSLSYTRIIAVGLSSIYIASTVNLIAFEMIWEPGTPVGVATIGAIIVFLFGHSLNTVLSIIAPGLHALRLQYVEFFGKFYEGGGRKYDPFGYIRKYTEE, encoded by the coding sequence ATGCTTGATGTAAAGCAGATGAATCGTGCCGTAATTGTTGGCCATAAAAGTATTTTTGAAGAAACGGTCGATGCTCTGCACAAAGCTAATCTGCTCCAGATCGAAGATTTCAATGAAGATGGTTCCGGTCTACGTATTGGTAGGCCATTTGAAAAAATAGATGAAGTGTCAAAGAAACTTATCAAGATAAGATCCATAGCCAGTTTACTTGGCGTAAAGGATGTTGAATCTAAAAGTAAAGGTTCCGAGAGTTCTGTTCTTTCTAACCTTGATGCAACTCTTGATAAACTCGATGCTGAACTTGACGTTAAAACTGAGCAAAAAAGCAAGCTTGAAGCAGAACTTAAAGAGCTTGATTCTTTAAAGAAGGAATTACTTCCTTTTGCTAACATTTCTCTTGACCTTGACCTTTACCGTGGATACGAGCACCTTGCTGTATTTGCAGGTAATGTAAAGGAAGATGTTGGAAGTTCAGTTTCCAAAGTCACCTCTGCATATGAGATGTTCTTTGATGCAAAAGAAGGCACTGTCGTGGTGTTTGTCTCAAAAGACAAAGCTACTGAGGTGGCCGATGCTCTTGCCGATTCAGGCTTTAGGGAACTTAGAGTCCCAGCTGCAAGCGGAGTACCTTCTGAGTCTCTTAAAGGTATCATCTCAAAGGAATCTGGATTAGCGAAACAGATTGAGTCTATTGATGCAGAAATCGAGTCACTTAAAGATAAGTACGCTGATTTCATCCTTGCAAGTAATGAAGTTCTGTCAGTGGAAGCTCAGAAGTCAGAAGCACCTCTGAGAGTTGCTACTTCAGACAGTACATTCATGATTGACGGGTGGGTTCCAGCAGAGGATTTCTCAGATCTGGAACGCATTGTGAAAGAAGCTACAAATGGAAGGGCTTTCGTTTCCAAACAGGAAATGACAAAAGCAGATGAAAAGATTGTACCAATCGAGTACAACAATTCAAAGATCACTTCTCCTTTCCAGGAAATCATGGATCTTTATGCAAGACCAGTCTATAAAGAAATAGATCCTACTTTCTTGATATTCATTTCTTTCCCGCTCTTTTACGGAATGATTCTTGGTGACATTGGATATGCCCTTATATTGCTTGCAATGGCACTTGGAATTAAGAAGGTAATGTCTTCAGACGCTATCAAGCCACTCATGAACATTCTGATATACTGTCAGATATCGACTTTGATATTTGGTGTGTTATATGGTGAGTTTTTGGGATTTTCGCTTGCAAGTCTTCACACTGAGCATGAAACAGTATCAGGTTTGATTCCTGGTTTTGAAACAATCAATCTCTTTGCATCTCCAGTCGGGGATGAAATGATCACTTTCCCTGTTCACAGGACCCATCTTGTGATGACCATGATCATTGCAACCGCTCTTATCGGTTTCATTCATATCAATATTGGTTATCTCCTTGGTTTCATCAATGAAAACAAGAAACATGGGATGTCAGCAGCTATTTTTGAGAAAGGAAGCTGGTTCGTTATTGAAATCGGTTTGATTATCGCAATAATTGGATATGCAGCAGCACTTCCATCCGTTGCAACAATCGCCGGTGTAGTTGTCTTCTTAATAGGATTTGTAATGCTTCTCAAGGGAGAAGGTATCAAAGGACCTATCGAGTTGCCTTCACTACTCAGTAACTCACTGTCTTACACTCGTATCATAGCTGTAGGTTTGTCATCTATCTACATTGCTTCAACTGTTAACCTGATTGCTTTTGAAATGATCTGGGAACCAGGAACGCCAGTAGGTGTGGCAACAATAGGTGCAATTATAGTGTTCTTGTTTGGACACTCATTAAATACTGTCCTGAGTATTATCGCCCCCGGTTTACACGCACTCAGGTTGCAGTATGTAGAATTCTTCGGAAAATTCTACGAAGGTGGGGGACGCAAATACGATCCATTCGGATATATTAGAAAATACACGGAGGAATAA
- the ahaH gene encoding ATP synthase archaeal subunit H, which produces MSEIKEAEDNARKMVDDGSKRKNDRIASARAEAREIIKQAEVDAQKSAQSAMKSAEESITSDKSKIVEDGESEAKTIASSASSKVDEAVTLIVNEFERAIHA; this is translated from the coding sequence TTGTCGGAAATCAAAGAAGCAGAAGACAATGCACGCAAAATGGTTGACGACGGTAGCAAACGAAAAAACGACCGTATCGCCAGTGCACGTGCCGAGGCCAGGGAAATCATTAAACAGGCCGAAGTCGATGCACAGAAATCTGCACAAAGTGCAATGAAATCTGCAGAAGAGTCTATCACTTCAGATAAATCAAAGATCGTCGAGGATGGGGAAAGCGAGGCTAAAACTATCGCAAGCTCTGCTTCTTCTAAAGTCGATGAAGCTGTCACTTTAATTGTAAACGAATTCGAGAGGGCAATACATGCTTGA
- a CDS encoding radical SAM protein, producing MRVYDKSVIKVNASTENGRVVLDTEGPLAPVAKPIIKRINKIFLEEKPIYSDEENIIFSTWAPPMPGDIFKRMISAQVASILKKRVPDQFSIGITTHCPYDCIHCGAAGTVADPILTADEINSAIDQSLDLGSYYIAFDGGETLLRKDLEQMIAKVDKSRAIVSCFTSGFSLDEKRAVDLKKAGLFSAHLSLDSPDETEHDRVRGREGAFQNTVNGIRHFVDAGVLADLFVVISPHNIDDLDGFYNFAADMGMQEMSIYEIIAVGRWLEHEDEVISSKDVDRLGKFQKSMNSKEDGPRVTSFPNFMGPDEFGCFAGRRWMHTTAGGDVLPCAYTPLSFGNIREESLAAIWERMGKHEAYNCSADYCMMRNPEFRSKYVHTISEGTQLPVRLDKSMH from the coding sequence ATGAGGGTTTATGATAAATCAGTAATTAAAGTAAATGCCAGCACTGAAAATGGACGAGTGGTTCTTGATACAGAAGGTCCTCTCGCTCCTGTTGCAAAACCTATTATAAAACGCATCAACAAGATCTTTCTTGAAGAAAAGCCCATATATTCCGATGAGGAAAACATAATTTTCTCGACATGGGCTCCACCAATGCCAGGTGATATTTTCAAGAGGATGATCAGTGCCCAGGTAGCTTCTATATTAAAGAAGAGAGTGCCGGATCAGTTTTCTATTGGTATTACCACGCATTGTCCTTATGACTGTATTCACTGTGGTGCAGCCGGTACTGTGGCAGATCCGATCCTGACTGCTGATGAAATCAACAGTGCTATTGACCAGTCACTTGATCTTGGATCCTATTATATTGCTTTTGATGGAGGGGAAACTCTCCTTAGGAAGGATCTTGAGCAAATGATTGCTAAGGTGGACAAGTCCCGTGCAATAGTTTCCTGTTTCACATCAGGTTTCAGTCTGGATGAAAAAAGAGCCGTTGATTTGAAAAAAGCAGGTCTGTTTTCTGCACATTTAAGTTTGGATAGTCCTGATGAAACTGAACATGATCGTGTAAGAGGTCGTGAAGGAGCTTTCCAGAATACTGTTAATGGTATCAGGCATTTTGTCGATGCAGGTGTGCTTGCAGATCTTTTTGTAGTCATTTCTCCACACAATATTGATGATCTCGATGGTTTCTACAATTTTGCAGCAGACATGGGCATGCAGGAAATGTCAATTTACGAGATTATAGCTGTAGGACGCTGGTTAGAACACGAGGATGAGGTAATAAGTTCCAAAGACGTTGACAGACTTGGAAAATTTCAGAAATCAATGAATAGTAAAGAGGATGGTCCAAGAGTTACTTCCTTCCCGAATTTTATGGGTCCTGATGAGTTCGGTTGTTTTGCCGGTAGAAGGTGGATGCATACAACCGCAGGTGGGGATGTTCTTCCATGTGCCTATACTCCTCTGTCATTTGGAAATATTCGCGAGGAAAGCCTTGCTGCTATATGGGAAAGAATGGGTAAACATGAAGCGTATAATTGTTCTGCGGACTACTGTATGATGCGCAACCCTGAATTCCGTAGCAAATATGTTCATACTATATCGGAAGGAACTCAGCTTCCGGTAAGGCTAGATAAATCTATGCATTGA